From one Acidimicrobiia bacterium genomic stretch:
- a CDS encoding nuclear transport factor 2 family protein: MAHSREEVQATVDRYIAVRDRICAHELTWAALAPFFTDDAVFIDPAWGRVEGLDEMKATVFGEAMEGLEEWTFPTEFFVIDGDNVVIKWKQILGGTRPDGRPWEQSGYSTLVYAGDGKFCYEEDLLNMVHVFEDMKASNFKPGPNLGIPPKHVNRDFSRPDAAKR; this comes from the coding sequence ATGGCGCACAGCCGCGAGGAAGTGCAGGCAACCGTCGACCGTTACATCGCCGTCCGTGATCGGATCTGCGCGCACGAGCTCACGTGGGCCGCGCTCGCGCCGTTCTTCACCGACGACGCGGTGTTCATCGACCCCGCGTGGGGTCGCGTCGAAGGCCTCGACGAGATGAAGGCGACCGTCTTCGGCGAGGCGATGGAAGGCCTCGAGGAGTGGACCTTCCCCACCGAGTTCTTCGTGATCGACGGCGACAACGTCGTCATCAAGTGGAAGCAGATCCTCGGCGGGACGCGTCCCGACGGCCGGCCGTGGGAGCAGTCCGGCTACTCGACGCTCGTGTACGCGGGCGACGGCAAGTTCTGTTACGAGGAAGACCTCCTGAACATGGTGCACGTCTTCGAGGACATGAAGGCGAGCAACTTCAAGCCGGGACCGAACCTCGGCATCCCGCCGAAACACGTGAACCGCGACTTCTCACGGCCCGACGCGGCGAAACGGTAA
- a CDS encoding nuclear transport factor 2 family protein — MADDALARETIDYIAIRRLQAAYADSVTRRAWDELDDLFLPTATVTVDTVTNEPILLTGGAAVGDFIATAVERFEFFEMVILNSVVDLAGADADVAHARQFTCELRQDKSNGRWTNAYGLYRDDYARRESRWWFARRQYQSIARTGRSEIFPFPTRPGFD, encoded by the coding sequence ATGGCCGACGACGCGCTCGCGCGGGAGACGATCGACTACATCGCGATCCGGCGCTTGCAGGCGGCGTACGCGGACTCGGTGACGCGGCGCGCGTGGGACGAGCTCGACGACCTGTTCCTCCCCACCGCGACGGTCACGGTCGACACCGTCACGAACGAGCCGATCCTGCTCACCGGCGGCGCGGCCGTCGGCGACTTCATCGCCACCGCGGTCGAGCGGTTCGAGTTCTTCGAGATGGTGATCCTGAACTCGGTCGTCGATCTCGCGGGCGCCGACGCGGATGTCGCGCACGCGCGCCAGTTCACCTGCGAGCTGCGGCAGGACAAGTCGAACGGCCGTTGGACCAACGCGTACGGCCTGTACCGCGACGACTACGCGCGCCGCGAGAGTCGTTGGTGGTTCGCGCGCCGGCAGTACCAGTCGATCGCGCGCACCGGCCGCTCCGAGATCTTCCCGTTTCCGACCAGGCCGG